The Leguminivora glycinivorella isolate SPB_JAAS2020 chromosome 1, LegGlyc_1.1, whole genome shotgun sequence genome includes a region encoding these proteins:
- the LOC125242242 gene encoding uncharacterized protein LOC125242242 isoform X2: protein MREKLLSKSSLNLEQAVVYCRAAERASMQAAACRSANTEQASPALEELARGRGAPGGRGYGFGTRMRGGGMRGRGGHGGFTRATSAGRGRRESECGKCGGWHAANDTCPAYNVTCFRCERVGHFAKTCRERLIREVAIDGKDGEEYSNNEDSDEEYEDATPKSPVPRSPQGEREPGGSGIVTRSGRQVRPPQRFSFD, encoded by the exons ATGCGTGAAAAATTACTGTCTAAGTCTTCATTAAATCTGGAACAGGCCGTAGTATATTGTCGCGCGGCTGAGCGAGCCAGCATGCAAGCAGCAGCGTGTCGGAGTGCAAACACAGAACAAGCCTCCCCTGCATTAGAAGAACTGGCGCGTGGACGCGGCGCTCCGGGAGGTAGAGGCTACGGCTTCGGGACGAGAATGCGTGGTGGTGGAATGAGAGGACGCGGAGGTCACGGCGGATTCACGCGCGCTACGTCTGCCGGCCGAGGCCGTCGCGAATCTGAGTGTGGCAAGTGCGGGGGATGGCACGCCGCTAATGACACTTGTCCAGCATATAATGTTACGTGTTTCAGGTGTGAGCGAGTTGGACATTTTGCTAAGACTTGCCGCGAGAGGTTGATAAGAGAGGTTGCGATTGATGGAAAAGACGGTGAGGAATATTCAAATAACGAGG ACTCAGACGAGGAGTACGAAGACGCAACACCTAAAAGTCCAGTTCCTAGATCACCCCAGGGTGAACGCGAACCAGGTGGTAGTGGTATCGTCACTAGAAGTGGAAGACAAGTTCGTCCGCCACAAAGATTTAGTTTTGACTAA
- the LOC125242227 gene encoding glutamate receptor ionotropic, delta-1-like isoform X2, whose product MEATLGMTLMLADADVAWAASNQLLDVYRIKHDQPLIATPLGDDAARAVLPAAPTRRRHLNNIYISGSVIISLPQYFKGWNDLTTRHIDIVPKVTYPLMMLLAEDLHFRYNLKQVEWYGENRNGSFDGLAGQIQRNEIEVGITSLFMRDDRIQVMHFFSETFELRGAFIFRQPAMSSVSNVFLLPFSRGVWLATGLVLALAAVLLALIARRQQLRAVDEAMERLSFGESVIFSVGTVCQQGFHVVPDLVSARIVMLCSLMLALFAFTAYSAKIVAILQTPSDAIRTIEDLTRSPMTLGVQETTYKRTYFAESTQPATQKLYRQKLLPLGDRAYLSVVDGVARLRTGLFAFQVEEPSGYNIISKTFTEREKCGLTQIQAFKLPMVAVPMRKHSGYKELFASRMRWQRETGLLDRTRKLWLALKPRCDAASGGFVSVGIIDVLPALHVLIAGMAASLFFLAIERSMARFHRYVPTCKSFDVPCRQQLQRTVEA is encoded by the exons ATGGAGGCCACACTGGGCATGACGCTAATGCTGGCAGACGCTGACGTGGCGTGGGCGGCCAGCAATCAACTTCTGGATGTTTACCGAATCAAGCATGACCAGCCTCTG ATTGCAACGCCTCTGGGTGATGATGCAGCTCGAGCGGTCCTTCCCGCCGCGCCAACCAGAAGGAGACACctcaacaatatttatataagcGGCTCTGTCATT ATATCGCTTCCCCAGTACTTTAAAGGCTGGAATGACCTGACGACACGGCACATCGATATCGTCCCGAAGGTCACGTATCCGCTCATGATGCTTCTCGCAGAGGACTTGCATTTCAG GTATAACCTGAAGCAAGTGGAGTGGTACGGTGAGAATCGCAACGGATCATTCGACGGCTTGGCGGGGCAGATACAGAGGAACGAGATCGAAGTCGGCATCACCTCTCTGTTCATGCGTGATGATCGTATACAAGTTATGCATTTCTTTTCCGAGACTTTCGAGCTCAG GGGAGCGTTCATATTCCGGCAGCCGGCCATGTCGTCAGTGTCCAACGTGTTCCTCCTGCCGTTCAGCCGCGGCGTTTGGCTGGCCACGGGGTTGGTGCTAGCACTGGCCGCAGTGCTGCTGGCGCTGATCGCCCGCCGGCAGCAGCTGCGAGCTGTGGACGAGGCCATGGAGCGGCTCTCGTTTGGAGAATCGGTCATTTTTAGCGTTGGCACTGTGTGCCAGCAAG GGTTTCACGTGGTTCCAGACCTGGTCTCCGCGCGCATAGTGATGCTCTGCTCGCTTATGCTAGCCTTGTTCGCGTTTACGGCATACTCCGCCAAGATCGTGGCTATTTTGCAGACACCCAGTGATGCCATACGCACCATTGAGGACCTCACGCGCTCGCCCATGACTCTTGGCGTCCAAGAGACCACGTACAAGAGGACTTACTTTGCT GAGAGCACTCAACCGGCAACACAGAAGCTTTACCGACAAAAACTGCTGCCGCTCGGTGACCGAGCATATCTTAGTGTTGTGGATGGTGTAGCCCGCTTACGCACTGGTCTTTTCGCCTTCCAG GTAGAAGAGCCATCCGGGTACAATATCATCAGCAAAACGTTCACGGAGCGCGAGAAGTGCGGCCTCACGCAGATTCAGGCCTTCAAGCTGCCTATGGTGGCTGTGCCAATGCGAAAACATTCTGGATACAAGGAGCTATTCGCCAGCAG GATGCGATGGCAGCGCGAAACAGGGCTGCTGGACCGTACACGAAAGCTATGGCTAGCGCTTAAACCACGATGCGACGCTGCCTCGGGTGGCTTCGTCAGCGTCGGCATCATCGATGTCTTACCTGCTCTACAT GTGCTGATCGCGGGTATGGCAGCTTCGCTGTTCTTCTTGGCTATCGAGCGCAGTATGGCGCGTTTTCACCGTTATGTACCTACCTGCAAATCATTTGACGTGCCGTGCAGACAACAGTTACAGCGAACCGTAGAGGCGTAG
- the LOC125242227 gene encoding glutamate receptor ionotropic, delta-1-like isoform X1 yields the protein MQNTETKLHIDELSVLWHEAERHGMRINIADWQRLPALEPYGIHREGMLLDLTCPGTQLVLDKASATRAFNLRHSWLLLFDAPFNATVMEATLGMTLMLADADVAWAASNQLLDVYRIKHDQPLIATPLGDDAARAVLPAAPTRRRHLNNIYISGSVIISLPQYFKGWNDLTTRHIDIVPKVTYPLMMLLAEDLHFRYNLKQVEWYGENRNGSFDGLAGQIQRNEIEVGITSLFMRDDRIQVMHFFSETFELRGAFIFRQPAMSSVSNVFLLPFSRGVWLATGLVLALAAVLLALIARRQQLRAVDEAMERLSFGESVIFSVGTVCQQGFHVVPDLVSARIVMLCSLMLALFAFTAYSAKIVAILQTPSDAIRTIEDLTRSPMTLGVQETTYKRTYFAESTQPATQKLYRQKLLPLGDRAYLSVVDGVARLRTGLFAFQVEEPSGYNIISKTFTEREKCGLTQIQAFKLPMVAVPMRKHSGYKELFASRMRWQRETGLLDRTRKLWLALKPRCDAASGGFVSVGIIDVLPALHVLIAGMAASLFFLAIERSMARFHRYVPTCKSFDVPCRQQLQRTVEA from the exons ATGCAGAATACAGAGACTAAGTTACATATAG ACGAATTGTCGGTGCTATGGCACGAAGCGGAGCGTCATGGCATGCGGATAAACATCGCCGACTGGCAGCGGCTGCCGGCGTTGGAGCCCTATGGAATACACCGCGAGGGAATGCTGCTGGACTTGACCTGCCCCGGCACACAACTCGTCTTGGACAAG GCATCCGCAACCCGCGCCTTCAACCTTCGTCACTCCTGGCTGCTTCTGTTCGATGCTCCGTTCAACGCAACGGTGATGGAGGCCACACTGGGCATGACGCTAATGCTGGCAGACGCTGACGTGGCGTGGGCGGCCAGCAATCAACTTCTGGATGTTTACCGAATCAAGCATGACCAGCCTCTG ATTGCAACGCCTCTGGGTGATGATGCAGCTCGAGCGGTCCTTCCCGCCGCGCCAACCAGAAGGAGACACctcaacaatatttatataagcGGCTCTGTCATT ATATCGCTTCCCCAGTACTTTAAAGGCTGGAATGACCTGACGACACGGCACATCGATATCGTCCCGAAGGTCACGTATCCGCTCATGATGCTTCTCGCAGAGGACTTGCATTTCAG GTATAACCTGAAGCAAGTGGAGTGGTACGGTGAGAATCGCAACGGATCATTCGACGGCTTGGCGGGGCAGATACAGAGGAACGAGATCGAAGTCGGCATCACCTCTCTGTTCATGCGTGATGATCGTATACAAGTTATGCATTTCTTTTCCGAGACTTTCGAGCTCAG GGGAGCGTTCATATTCCGGCAGCCGGCCATGTCGTCAGTGTCCAACGTGTTCCTCCTGCCGTTCAGCCGCGGCGTTTGGCTGGCCACGGGGTTGGTGCTAGCACTGGCCGCAGTGCTGCTGGCGCTGATCGCCCGCCGGCAGCAGCTGCGAGCTGTGGACGAGGCCATGGAGCGGCTCTCGTTTGGAGAATCGGTCATTTTTAGCGTTGGCACTGTGTGCCAGCAAG GGTTTCACGTGGTTCCAGACCTGGTCTCCGCGCGCATAGTGATGCTCTGCTCGCTTATGCTAGCCTTGTTCGCGTTTACGGCATACTCCGCCAAGATCGTGGCTATTTTGCAGACACCCAGTGATGCCATACGCACCATTGAGGACCTCACGCGCTCGCCCATGACTCTTGGCGTCCAAGAGACCACGTACAAGAGGACTTACTTTGCT GAGAGCACTCAACCGGCAACACAGAAGCTTTACCGACAAAAACTGCTGCCGCTCGGTGACCGAGCATATCTTAGTGTTGTGGATGGTGTAGCCCGCTTACGCACTGGTCTTTTCGCCTTCCAG GTAGAAGAGCCATCCGGGTACAATATCATCAGCAAAACGTTCACGGAGCGCGAGAAGTGCGGCCTCACGCAGATTCAGGCCTTCAAGCTGCCTATGGTGGCTGTGCCAATGCGAAAACATTCTGGATACAAGGAGCTATTCGCCAGCAG GATGCGATGGCAGCGCGAAACAGGGCTGCTGGACCGTACACGAAAGCTATGGCTAGCGCTTAAACCACGATGCGACGCTGCCTCGGGTGGCTTCGTCAGCGTCGGCATCATCGATGTCTTACCTGCTCTACAT GTGCTGATCGCGGGTATGGCAGCTTCGCTGTTCTTCTTGGCTATCGAGCGCAGTATGGCGCGTTTTCACCGTTATGTACCTACCTGCAAATCATTTGACGTGCCGTGCAGACAACAGTTACAGCGAACCGTAGAGGCGTAG
- the LOC125242242 gene encoding uncharacterized protein K02A2.6-like isoform X1, which yields MLMKLHGYDFQIHYKPGKLLYLADTLSRAPSERGSNEDVHADVTIHVNNLIECLNVSKDKISKIREATNKDEVLQRLKDYYFNGWPNNKNKTNVITGPYWTFQNEIHVIDGIVFRNQQIVIPEILRKEILSIIHEGHLGIEKCKQRAKELVWWPGMGADIEQMVQRCELCQRHRAAQPREPLCPHPVPSLPWQVVAADLFEFQQKHYLLVVDYYSKFIEVASLNSLTSGTIINQLKNFFGRFGIPQKVVSDNGPQFSAQEFSNFAGHYGFEHVTSSPLYARSNGLVERNVQTVKKLFTKAQEDHTDWQLALLNFRNTPISGEQYSPAQLLMGRRLRTRLPGTDDSLKPETVDHATIKKIRQQKTTKIKEYYDRGTRSLPQLRPDESVRMRDNKVWVPAKVVGVARGDRSYWLTTENGRTYRRNRAQILQRNEDSDEEYEDATPKSPVPRSPQGEREPGGSGIVTRSGRQVRPPQRFSFD from the exons ATGCTAATGAAACTTCACGGCTATGATTTCCAAATTCATTACAAGCCCGGAAAGCTTTTGTACCTAGCGGATACGTTGTCTCGTGCTCCGTCAGAACGGGGTTCGAATGAAGACGTGCATGCAGATGTCACAATACACGTGAACAATTTAATTGAGTGTCTTAACGTGTCAAAAGATAAGATTAGTAAAATCAGAGAAGCGACTAACAAAGATGAAGTTTTGCAGCGCTTAAAAGATTATTACTTCAATGGGTGgccaaataataaaaataaaactaatgtTATCACTGGGCCATATTGGACTTTTCAAAACGAGATTCACGTCATTGACGGAATAGTATTTCGGAATCAGCAAATCGTTATTCCCGAAATACTACGGAAAGAAATACTTTCCATCATACATGAAGGACATTTGGGAATAGAAAAGTGCAAACAGCGTGCTAAAGAGTTAGTTTGGTGGCCGGGCATGGGCGCTGACATAGAGCAGATGGTACAGCGCTGTGAGCTTTGCCAGCGACATCGTGCGGCGCAGCCTCGTGAGCCGTTGTGCCCCCATCCCGTGCCGAGCTTGCCATGGCAAGTGGTCGCTGCTGACCTTTTCGAGTTccaacaaaaacattatttactGGTCGTAGACTATTACTCGAAATTTATCGAAGTGGCGTCCTTGAATAGCTTAACAAGTGGAACTATAATTAATCAGCTGAAAAACTTTTTTGGGCGGTTTGGAATACCACAGAAGGTAGTGTCTGATAATGGCCCCCAATTTTCTGCGCAAGAATTTAGTAACTTTGCTGGACACTATGGATTCGAACATGTGACGAGTTCGCCGCTGTACGCTAGGTCTAACGGATTGGTTGAACGCAATGTACAAACGGTAAAAAAACTGTTTACCAAGGCACAAGAGGATCACACTGATTGGCAGTTGGCGTTGCTTAATTTCAGAAACACTCCAATATCTGGAGAGCAGTATTCGCCAGCACAGCTGTTGATGGGTCGCAGGCTCAGAACACGACTTCCAGGTACAGACGATAGCTTAAAACCGGAAACAGTAGATCATgctacaattaaaaaaatacggcAACAAAAAACTACTAAAATCAAGGAATATTACGATCGTGGTACCAGGAGCCTTCCCCAGCTCAGACCAGATGAGTCCGTGCGCATGCGTGACAACAAAGTCTGGGTTCCCGCCAAAGTCGTAGGAGTTGCTCGCGGAGACCGTTCTTACTGGCTTACCACAGAAAACGGTCGAACATATCGGAGAAATCGAGCTCAAATCTTACAGCGGAACGAAG ACTCAGACGAGGAGTACGAAGACGCAACACCTAAAAGTCCAGTTCCTAGATCACCCCAGGGTGAACGCGAACCAGGTGGTAGTGGTATCGTCACTAGAAGTGGAAGACAAGTTCGTCCGCCACAAAGATTTAGTTTTGACTAA